The following coding sequences lie in one Yoonia sp. G8-12 genomic window:
- a CDS encoding SDR family oxidoreductase — translation MAQRVFITAGAGGIGKVIAETYAAQGAQVYVCDQDHRALESLRDGITGSCVDVTDEAALDDWLQAGLAVLGGCDVLINNAGIAGQADPVEALDLAQWKKCLAVNLDAQMITCRAIAPVMKRQKSGAIINLSSTSGLFGAPFRAPYAAAKWAVIGFTKTIATELGPYGIRCNAICPGAVSGDRMDRVLAAEAQARGVTPQDVFEDYASGSSLRRFAEPEEIAQLCVYLSSDAAKFVSGQAIAVDGNTETYHSV, via the coding sequence ATGGCACAACGTGTTTTCATCACCGCCGGCGCAGGCGGCATCGGCAAGGTGATCGCCGAAACTTACGCGGCGCAAGGTGCACAGGTCTATGTTTGCGATCAGGACCACAGAGCGCTTGAAAGCCTGCGGGACGGGATCACTGGGTCTTGCGTTGATGTGACCGACGAAGCGGCTTTGGATGACTGGTTGCAAGCGGGGCTTGCCGTGCTTGGCGGCTGCGATGTGTTGATCAACAATGCGGGTATTGCTGGGCAAGCGGACCCTGTGGAGGCGCTTGACCTTGCGCAGTGGAAGAAATGCCTCGCGGTGAATCTGGATGCGCAGATGATCACCTGCCGTGCAATCGCACCTGTGATGAAGCGGCAGAAGTCCGGGGCGATTATCAATCTTTCATCGACCTCCGGCCTTTTCGGCGCGCCATTTCGCGCACCCTATGCCGCTGCAAAATGGGCTGTGATCGGCTTTACCAAAACCATCGCGACCGAACTGGGCCCCTATGGCATCCGGTGCAATGCGATTTGCCCCGGTGCTGTCAGCGGTGATCGCATGGACCGGGTTCTTGCAGCCGAAGCGCAGGCGCGCGGCGTGACCCCGCAAGACGTGTTTGAAGACTATGCCTCTGGCAGTTCGCTGCGTCGCTTTGCCGAGCCAGAGGAAATCGCGCAGCTTTGTGTTTATCTTTCGTCTGACGCGGCGAAATTCGTGTCCGGTCAGGCAATCGCGGTCGACGGTAACACCGAGACATATCACTCGGTCTAA
- a CDS encoding inorganic phosphate transporter has product MANLDEGDPRHLDTLDRDLARYSNLELATNYVSRPLIGTGIAFLFVVIAGLAAALFFGQANNSFIVIMAACLGAYMALNIGANDVANNMGPAVGANALTMGGAIAIAVVFESAGALIAGGDVVSTIAKGIIAPESMGTATTFVWAMMSALLAAAFWVNLATWVEAPVSTTHSVVGGVMGAGIAAAGFAAVNWPTMGAIAASWVISPLLGGLIAAGFLWLIKSRIIYQDDKIAAARKWVPMLVGIMGGTFASYLALKGLKSLMKIDLSTALLIGAVIGLIIWVVMIPVIRKQSEGLENRNKSLKVLFGIPLVVSAALLSFAHGANDVANAVGPLAAIVQAAQSGDFLTTFTIPLWVMFIGALGISFGLFLFGPKLIRVVGSQITKLNPMRAYCVALSAAITVIVASWLGLPVSSTHIAVGGVFGVGFFREWDAERRIKKARMTIPNRVMYAPEERQRRKLVRRSHFMTIIAAWIITVPAAAILSACFFLALNTLWG; this is encoded by the coding sequence ATGGCCAATTTAGACGAGGGCGATCCGCGCCATCTCGATACTCTGGATCGCGACCTCGCGCGCTATTCCAATCTTGAACTTGCAACAAACTATGTCTCTCGGCCCTTGATCGGAACCGGCATTGCGTTTTTGTTTGTTGTGATTGCAGGCTTGGCGGCCGCCCTTTTCTTTGGACAGGCAAATAATTCGTTCATCGTGATCATGGCCGCCTGTCTGGGCGCCTACATGGCGCTGAATATCGGGGCCAATGATGTTGCGAACAACATGGGGCCTGCTGTCGGCGCAAATGCACTGACGATGGGCGGTGCGATTGCAATTGCCGTTGTTTTTGAAAGCGCTGGCGCGTTGATCGCAGGTGGAGACGTTGTTTCAACAATCGCCAAGGGCATTATCGCACCTGAAAGCATGGGAACCGCAACGACATTTGTCTGGGCCATGATGTCTGCGCTTTTGGCGGCGGCGTTCTGGGTAAACTTGGCCACCTGGGTGGAGGCGCCCGTTTCAACGACCCATTCGGTTGTGGGGGGCGTCATGGGGGCCGGGATCGCGGCGGCGGGTTTTGCTGCTGTGAATTGGCCGACGATGGGGGCGATTGCGGCCAGTTGGGTGATTTCACCCTTGCTGGGTGGTCTGATTGCGGCTGGTTTTCTTTGGTTGATCAAATCACGGATCATCTATCAAGATGACAAGATCGCGGCTGCGCGGAAATGGGTGCCGATGCTTGTCGGGATCATGGGGGGAACCTTTGCCTCTTATCTGGCGCTCAAGGGTCTGAAATCGCTTATGAAGATCGACCTTAGCACCGCGCTATTGATTGGTGCGGTCATCGGTTTGATCATCTGGGTGGTGATGATACCTGTCATCAGAAAGCAATCCGAGGGGCTGGAGAACCGCAATAAATCACTCAAGGTTCTTTTTGGTATCCCTCTTGTCGTATCGGCGGCGCTGCTCAGCTTTGCACATGGTGCGAATGATGTGGCAAACGCGGTGGGCCCGCTAGCAGCGATTGTTCAGGCCGCACAATCGGGTGATTTCCTGACAACATTCACTATCCCGCTTTGGGTCATGTTCATCGGCGCGCTTGGTATTTCCTTTGGCTTGTTCCTCTTTGGTCCGAAACTGATCCGGGTGGTTGGCAGCCAGATCACAAAACTCAACCCGATGCGCGCCTACTGTGTGGCGCTCTCTGCTGCGATCACGGTTATCGTCGCAAGTTGGCTCGGCCTGCCAGTCAGCTCGACACATATCGCCGTCGGCGGCGTATTTGGCGTGGGTTTCTTCCGTGAATGGGATGCAGAACGTCGCATTAAAAAGGCACGTATGACGATACCAAACCGCGTGATGTATGCCCCCGAAGAACGGCAGCGGCGTAAACTGGTGCGTCGGTCACACTTCATGACAATCATTGCCGCATGGATCATTACAGTGCCAGCGGCCGCGATATTGTCTGCCTGCTTCTTTTTGGCGCTCAACACGCTTTGGGGCTAA
- a CDS encoding NUDIX hydrolase — translation MEVLLVTSRGTGRWIIPKGWPINGLQTSEAALQEAWEEAGVRNSKAPSEPIGTYSYDKVMRAGLPVPVETLVYPVDVKETSYDFPEAHERQRKWVSPEAAADLVREGELKDILRQMTNLFPENAQQG, via the coding sequence ATGGAAGTCCTGCTTGTCACAAGCCGTGGCACGGGCCGTTGGATCATTCCCAAAGGCTGGCCCATCAATGGGCTGCAAACTTCAGAAGCCGCGCTTCAAGAGGCATGGGAGGAAGCAGGCGTGCGCAACAGCAAAGCACCGTCCGAACCCATCGGCACATATAGTTATGACAAAGTGATGCGCGCAGGCCTTCCCGTGCCGGTTGAGACATTGGTGTACCCCGTCGACGTGAAAGAAACCTCTTACGACTTCCCCGAAGCACATGAGCGCCAGCGGAAATGGGTATCGCCCGAAGCGGCGGCAGATCTTGTCAGGGAGGGCGAGCTGAAGGACATTCTGCGCCAGATGACAAATCTCTTCCCCGAAAACGCGCAGCAAGGTTGA